The stretch of DNA CGAGACTGCTGTGGCCGATCCACACTAGCCCTTTGCCATCCTCATGGTGGGCGATCCCGCGAAAGTGCAGCTCAGTGCAGACATCGGCGATCTCTGCCTCATCCAAGCCGAGATCGCGTCGCAAGGTTTGATACGACAGTCGCTGTTCGAGAACCAATCGTCCAGCGACCCGAATCAACATTTCATAAAATTGCACTGCCAGTGCTCCGATCCGTAAAGATGAACCCCTAGTTCCACTTACGCCGAGAGTCTTACTTCACTCGATAGCCGGGGAGACCGGCAAGTGCAACCAGAGGTAACTCAGAAGCTGTTGATACATTCCGCAGAGGCCAGTGCAAAAAACGAAACCGTGCTTCGATCCTTCGACAGGGCTCAGGACTCAGCACGAACGGGTTAGCTCATCCCTTTTTCAGTTCCGTTGCCGTTAACCCTGAGCTTGTCGCAGAGTTTTTCAACAGCTTCTCATGACAGGTTTGTTGCGGTCGCTGCAAGACTGTAAGTTGACTTAGCGCTTATGACCAAACGACTACATCACGACACAGGCTCAACCTCTCTCCCTATAACTGATAGCCCAAAACCTACAGGCCGTTTCCCCTGCCTTTCGCGACAATGACCTCAAACTCCTCTTTCGTTACTGGGCAGACCGAGAGCCGCCCTTGGCGAATAAGCGCGAGGTTTTGCAAACGCTTTTCCTGTTTCATCTCACTCAATGTGACTGGCGTTTTGAGTGTCTCAACCGGGGAGAGGTCAACCACGACCCAGTTTGGATCTTCGCTAGTTGGATCTTGATACGATTCTTTAACGACCTTGGCGATGCCCACAACCGCGAGCCCTTCGTTGCTATGGTAAAACAACACGGTATCGTCTTTTTTCATCGCGCGCAGGTTGTTGCGTGCTTGATAATTCCGTACGCCATCCCAGAACGTGCGCTTGTCTTTGAGGAACTGTTCCCATGAGTATTTGAACGGTTCGGATTTGACTAGCCAGTAGTTCATTCTTTCCACCTTACCTCGTTTGCGTTTTTCCATGGCATTTAGTAGTCAGTAGAGGCATTTGAGACTAGAGGCGAGAGACTAGAGGCTTGGAGAAAAGAAAACTAGTCTCTAGTCTCACCAAAGGAGGATATGAACATGCCGCACGGAAGTCGTCCAGAGTATGCCATCAAAGTGGAAAAGAATGTGCCCGCCAAAATGCGCGATGGAGTGACATTACATGCCGATGTGTACCGCCCAGATGCCGAAGGGCGCTTTCCGGTGATCTTGCTGCGTCTGCCATACGGAAAACACATGGCGAGTGACTTTGGTGATCATGAGTTTTTTCCCGCGCGTGGTTATGTGGTGATCATTCAGGATGGACGCGGTCGCTTTGATTCTGAAGGAACGTACTATCCGCTGATCGATGAGCCGTTTGATGGTTACGATACCGTCGAGTGGGCGGCATCATTGCCATACTCGAATGGGATGGTCGGTACCCAAGGCCAATCCTATCTTGG from Deltaproteobacteria bacterium encodes:
- a CDS encoding EVE domain-containing protein encodes the protein MNYWLVKSEPFKYSWEQFLKDKRTFWDGVRNYQARNNLRAMKKDDTVLFYHSNEGLAVVGIAKVVKESYQDPTSEDPNWVVVDLSPVETLKTPVTLSEMKQEKRLQNLALIRQGRLSVCPVTKEEFEVIVAKGRGNGL